TAGAAATATTGGACTTTATTATATGTCCGCATTTCCTATACTTTTATTATTTGAATAAATTATGATAAATAACAAGTAAATATAATAAAACAAAACCAGGCAATCCTAAAACACCTATTGTTAAGGCATTTCCAACGTTTAGACCTAATTCAACGTTCACTCTTAGGGATTCGAGTAGTTCATTCATTAAGTATATACCAACTAGACCTACAACACTTTTTAGAAAAAAGTTTACAACTAAATGTGTTTTTTTGACCACTATAGAAATTCCCATTATTAATAAACAACCTATAATTATAATTAGTAAAACTTGGCTATCTGTTAACATTCTACTCCCAACTTTTTAATACAAGTCTTATTTAATTATATACTTACTTGTACAAAGTTATGAATAAAATTTTTAAAGAACTACAAGGAAAAGCGGTTCTATAATAAATGTTGGGGTGTAAAAACCTCAACATTATTTTTTTGTAAAAAAATAATGCACTTATCCTCAATTCCCTTTAACATGTTAAT
This genomic window from Natranaerovirga pectinivora contains:
- a CDS encoding pro-sigmaK processing inhibitor BofA family protein; the protein is MLTDSQVLLIIIIGCLLIMGISIVVKKTHLVVNFFLKSVVGLVGIYLMNELLESLRVNVELGLNVGNALTIGVLGLPGFVLLYLLVIYHNLFK